In a genomic window of Amycolatopsis japonica:
- the cimA gene encoding citramalate synthase, with protein sequence MTRKEPADTPLGDAFHLYDTTLRDGAQREGISYSVADKLAVARLLDELGVGFIEGGWPGALPKDTEFFARAASGELKLRHAALVAFGATRKAGTKAEQDQQVRALLDSQAPVVTLVAKSDLRHIERALRVDVDEACEMVRDTVAFLVGEGRRVFLDAEHFFDGYAFSPDTALKVLDAGVNAGADVAVLCDTNGGQLPLGLAETVREVKERTGFRLGIHCQDDTSCAVANSVAAVQAGVTHVQCTANGYGERAGNADLFAVTGNLVTKLGMEVLPTGGAAELTRVSHALAEIANIAPYTHQAYVGASAFAHKAGLHASAIKVDPLLYNHIDPASVGNDMRVLVTEMAGRASLELKGRELGVDLAGQPEALTSAVKKVKRLESEGWSFEAADASLELLLRREVDGPQSDVLDEPPFELESYRVVLDHRSDGEVVSEATVKVHVAGQRVIATAEGNGPVHALDAALREALSPHLSWLDSVELADYKVRILPGHPGTDAVTRVLVETSDGEREWTTVGVHGNIVEASWLALCDALVHKSLSEGPA encoded by the coding sequence GTGACCCGCAAGGAGCCCGCCGATACACCGCTCGGCGACGCCTTCCACCTGTACGACACGACGTTGCGCGACGGTGCGCAGCGTGAGGGGATCTCCTACTCCGTCGCGGACAAACTGGCGGTGGCGAGGCTGCTCGACGAACTCGGGGTCGGGTTCATCGAAGGCGGATGGCCGGGCGCGCTGCCCAAGGACACGGAATTCTTCGCCCGTGCGGCTTCGGGCGAGCTGAAACTTCGCCATGCCGCGCTCGTCGCGTTCGGCGCGACGCGGAAGGCGGGCACCAAGGCCGAGCAGGATCAGCAGGTGCGGGCCCTGCTCGACTCGCAGGCACCGGTGGTCACGCTCGTGGCCAAATCCGATCTGCGGCACATCGAACGCGCGCTGCGGGTCGACGTCGACGAAGCTTGCGAGATGGTGCGCGACACCGTCGCGTTCCTCGTCGGTGAAGGACGTCGCGTCTTCCTTGACGCGGAACACTTTTTCGACGGCTACGCGTTCTCCCCGGACACCGCGCTGAAGGTGCTCGACGCGGGCGTGAACGCGGGTGCCGACGTCGCCGTGCTGTGCGACACCAACGGCGGGCAACTGCCGCTCGGACTCGCGGAAACCGTCCGCGAGGTCAAGGAAAGGACCGGATTCCGGCTCGGAATCCATTGTCAGGACGACACTTCCTGCGCGGTGGCGAATTCCGTCGCCGCCGTGCAGGCCGGCGTGACGCACGTCCAGTGCACCGCCAATGGTTACGGCGAGCGGGCGGGTAACGCCGATCTTTTCGCCGTGACAGGGAATTTGGTGACCAAGCTCGGTATGGAGGTGCTCCCGACCGGAGGCGCCGCCGAGCTCACCCGGGTCTCCCATGCCCTTGCCGAAATCGCGAACATCGCCCCCTACACCCACCAGGCTTACGTAGGGGCGTCGGCCTTCGCCCACAAGGCGGGACTGCACGCGAGCGCGATCAAGGTGGATCCGTTGCTGTACAACCACATCGATCCAGCTTCTGTCGGCAATGACATGCGGGTACTGGTCACCGAGATGGCCGGCAGGGCCAGCCTGGAGCTCAAGGGACGTGAGCTCGGGGTCGACCTTGCCGGCCAGCCCGAGGCGCTGACGAGCGCCGTGAAGAAGGTGAAACGCCTCGAATCCGAAGGCTGGTCCTTCGAAGCCGCGGACGCTTCACTGGAACTGCTGCTGCGGCGGGAGGTCGACGGCCCGCAGAGCGACGTCCTCGACGAACCGCCGTTCGAACTCGAGTCGTACCGGGTCGTCCTCGACCACCGGTCCGACGGCGAGGTCGTCTCCGAGGCGACGGTGAAGGTGCACGTCGCCGGGCAGCGCGTGATCGCGACCGCCGAGGGCAACGGGCCCGTGCACGCGCTCGACGCCGCCCTGCGCGAGGCGCTCAGCCCGCATCTGTCCTGGTTGGACAGTGTCGAGCTGGCCGACTACAAGGTGCGGATCCTGCCCGGCCATCCGGGCACCGACGCCGTCACCCGTGTGCTCGTCGAGACCAGCGACGGCGAGCGCGAGTGGACCACCGTCGGCGTGCACGGCAACATCGTCGAGGCGAGCTGGCTGGCGCTGTGCGACGCGCTCGTGCACAAGTCCCTCAGCGAGGGCCCGGCGTGA